The following are from one region of the Leptospira andrefontaineae genome:
- a CDS encoding 4Fe-4S dicluster domain-containing protein codes for MFSKPFLLQPRTVKETGNRKTVLDEPYTLFPDKDALLLKDFPVRVSVGDPLYKQSSGSVLSPVNGIASLEHSEEGSKIRIVQDGNFIGSKPWIPKTLKKEEVLEPMDRLGLVSLDFPEHSLLSYLKSRQKTSLIILAPFTRTQDVDYLPELRKNLECHSRFVEVLKTLFPEAQIRDYISGLKSPVKNYAYPWGIPEYFVFQTEKLPFSKIKEILYLGPETLYNLYRALFADFPFIEREIALYFLGKNGGLRKADSTVRIRNGQSLKFLFEEYGPKYSNFTLNSFYEKNPVRDIKKGFYWDIRQNYSLVFLTKHDSQRREFPCVECGECSYNCPTQANPMALVSSFGNFNSSLCMECGICTFLCPSTISLRNKIRTWKEANHGF; via the coding sequence TTGTTCTCAAAACCGTTCCTCCTCCAACCCAGGACCGTAAAAGAAACGGGAAATCGCAAAACGGTCCTGGACGAACCCTACACCCTCTTCCCGGATAAAGATGCCTTATTACTTAAGGATTTTCCAGTCCGGGTAAGTGTAGGTGATCCTCTCTACAAACAATCTTCAGGTTCAGTTCTTTCTCCTGTAAACGGTATCGCTTCTTTAGAACATAGTGAAGAAGGATCTAAAATCCGTATTGTTCAAGACGGAAACTTCATCGGCTCCAAACCTTGGATCCCTAAAACTCTCAAAAAAGAAGAAGTGCTCGAACCAATGGATAGACTTGGTTTGGTCAGTCTGGACTTCCCGGAACATTCTCTTTTATCTTATCTCAAATCCAGACAGAAAACATCTCTAATCATCTTAGCCCCATTTACAAGAACCCAGGATGTGGATTATCTTCCCGAGTTAAGAAAGAACTTAGAGTGTCATAGTCGTTTTGTAGAAGTTTTAAAAACCCTTTTTCCGGAAGCTCAGATCAGAGATTATATTTCCGGTCTGAAATCTCCTGTTAAAAATTACGCATATCCTTGGGGAATTCCCGAATATTTCGTTTTTCAGACCGAAAAATTACCTTTTTCTAAAATTAAAGAAATATTATATTTAGGCCCGGAAACATTATATAATCTTTATAGAGCTTTGTTCGCTGATTTTCCTTTTATAGAAAGAGAGATTGCTCTTTATTTTTTAGGAAAGAATGGAGGGCTTAGAAAAGCCGATTCGACCGTTCGTATCCGTAACGGACAAAGTCTGAAATTCTTGTTCGAAGAATACGGCCCAAAGTATTCCAATTTTACTCTAAATTCGTTTTACGAAAAAAATCCGGTCAGAGATATCAAAAAGGGATTCTATTGGGATATTCGACAAAATTATTCCTTAGTATTTTTGACCAAACATGATTCTCAGAGAAGGGAATTCCCTTGTGTAGAATGTGGAGAATGTTCTTATAATTGTCCAACACAAGCAAATCCGATGGCCTTGGTCTCAAGCTTCGGCAATTTTAATTCTTCTCTTTGTATGGAATGTGGGATTTGCACATTTCTTTGCCCTTCTACCATTTCCTTAAGAAATAAGATCAGGACTTGGAAGGAGGCGAATCATGGCTTTTAG
- a CDS encoding ABC transporter permease subunit gives MLEEAKRFLIFAVFLSAISVFFSQLRSLNKEFLEADSGIQIQDSAGKPANSGFAKEYLQFWKGLISFDMGETESGDPVLSHILSRFWPTLHLAGFAVLTGTFFSVFLALVSLVPRFGFVGEVFGFISQLILSTPVFVVSVFLLVFFFLILGWLPPGGYEPGNTAYVILPGVALGSRVFARLFIFAHQLAGTEKKSAYINVLKARGYSENRILFRHILLKVSPVLLILILLDLSSLLSGAIVVEEIFFFPGIGKSMYHAIRTMDSALLSALLFYSGTVFYILTRVSERVRDRLLGWEAGAA, from the coding sequence TTGTTAGAAGAAGCGAAACGCTTTTTGATCTTTGCGGTTTTTCTTTCCGCGATTTCAGTATTTTTCTCCCAGCTTAGATCTCTAAATAAGGAATTTTTAGAGGCAGACTCGGGAATTCAAATCCAGGATTCCGCAGGCAAACCAGCTAACTCCGGTTTTGCGAAAGAATATTTGCAGTTTTGGAAAGGCCTAATCAGTTTTGATATGGGAGAAACTGAATCAGGAGATCCGGTTCTTTCCCATATTCTCTCCAGATTTTGGCCGACATTACATTTAGCCGGGTTTGCGGTTTTAACAGGTACATTCTTCTCTGTTTTTTTAGCCTTGGTTTCGTTAGTTCCTCGTTTTGGATTTGTGGGGGAAGTTTTCGGATTTATCAGCCAACTCATCTTATCCACTCCGGTTTTTGTAGTTTCCGTTTTTCTATTGGTGTTTTTTTTTCTGATACTTGGATGGCTTCCACCGGGCGGATATGAACCTGGAAATACTGCGTATGTGATCTTACCCGGAGTTGCATTGGGGTCTAGGGTATTCGCTAGACTTTTTATCTTTGCCCACCAATTGGCTGGGACTGAAAAAAAATCAGCTTATATAAACGTTTTGAAGGCAAGAGGATATTCAGAAAATCGAATATTGTTTAGGCATATTCTGCTCAAAGTTTCTCCTGTACTTCTTATCTTGATCTTATTGGATCTAAGTTCATTACTTTCGGGTGCAATTGTTGTAGAGGAAATCTTCTTTTTTCCAGGGATTGGGAAATCCATGTATCATGCTATAAGGACCATGGATTCGGCATTACTTTCGGCGCTATTGTTTTATAGCGGGACGGTGTTCTATATTCTTACCAGGGTTTCTGAAAGAGTAAGGGACAGGCTTTTGGGTTGGGAGGCAGGTGCCGCTTGA
- a CDS encoding ABC transporter permease produces MKTLNLLRYGTISLYLVLVIFGILFKSAPTELNLKESFLPPSFDFPFGKDRLGRDVFSMFAYGSLATFLFAFPARVLTLAVASLIGLASYTSPFFKRNFFSPLSSVFVSLPSLLLALLVVQVFGAGPIPLFLAIILGDWAQAYETVRAKIDEVSTSGYALAASCFGASKSYIFRAHLLPQAFQILRVLLFTGLPAVVMTLAIFGFLGISAGGSVFGPGLGEQIAFSKDYAQNAPWSLVFPTLGILGLVMTVGGKRS; encoded by the coding sequence TTGAAAACTCTAAACTTGCTTCGTTACGGAACTATCTCACTATATTTGGTTTTAGTAATATTTGGGATATTATTCAAATCAGCGCCGACGGAATTGAATTTAAAGGAATCTTTTCTGCCTCCTTCTTTTGATTTTCCGTTCGGTAAAGACAGATTGGGAAGAGATGTATTCTCTATGTTTGCATACGGAAGTTTGGCTACTTTCCTATTTGCATTTCCTGCAAGAGTTCTCACTTTAGCAGTGGCTTCTTTGATCGGCTTGGCTTCTTACACCAGTCCATTCTTTAAGAGGAATTTTTTCTCTCCTTTGTCTTCCGTATTTGTTTCTTTACCTTCTCTACTATTAGCTTTGCTTGTAGTTCAAGTTTTTGGAGCTGGGCCAATCCCTTTATTCTTGGCAATTATTCTCGGAGATTGGGCACAGGCTTACGAAACAGTCCGAGCTAAGATAGACGAAGTAAGTACAAGCGGATATGCATTAGCTGCTTCTTGTTTTGGAGCAAGTAAGTCTTATATATTTAGAGCACATCTTCTTCCTCAGGCGTTTCAAATATTGAGAGTTCTTTTGTTCACAGGACTCCCCGCCGTGGTAATGACTCTCGCAATATTTGGGTTTTTAGGAATTTCGGCAGGCGGTTCTGTATTCGGTCCCGGCCTAGGAGAACAAATTGCGTTTTCCAAGGATTATGCACAGAATGCTCCTTGGTCATTAGTGTTTCCTACATTGGGGATTTTAGGTTTAGTGATGACTGTAGGAGGAAAACGTTCTTGA
- a CDS encoding PEGA domain-containing protein → MKLLFFRKLSAFVLLICLSPLFVGTPTYAIDEYYRFPEYSSPEKIQFEKERKLCIFPLRNLSGDTSLDFYSSGYASVLYSGLKSLVQIYDESLIPKSIQHPFGPNPSGVTPNLREGEWDYIGLEKLKKGELSLNVTRDPRYLVLKVQPYEAETAPDEGFLIPISRKYDCFYSTYGEFEKKGEEIRISIRMRSSKDGSKKEFSHKTSVRRSYQELGPVIEEIRKTLLGKHTRSLSVKTGNQYDSLVFLDGNYIGKTPLKRNDVLSGIHDIRITKNGYSDWVGQVDLRESPKELDIVLEKDKKEGFLSVDSDPQGAKVYLGSEYLGATPLVKVPVKIGWNRLRFVLADHVDQFKGVEIKKGEVSEIKAKLKEGESVSYYKNKKYLFLDHTYDDFAIYSLYGSLFFYAGYYYFNLRANQALENARPMVQITNIVALQELQQSSPNFQTFALSYFYQESIYNDAKDKSDYFRSISGRFGKHQGIQGGLMLYGIGTMLILSATFYALGLDSETLEVGVAPVKTMPSFVRGLEGQYETESYAKFNMRF, encoded by the coding sequence TTGAAACTGTTATTCTTCCGAAAGTTGTCCGCTTTTGTTTTATTGATATGTTTGTCTCCTCTATTTGTAGGAACTCCAACATATGCGATAGACGAGTATTATCGTTTTCCTGAATATTCTTCTCCAGAGAAGATACAATTCGAGAAGGAAAGAAAACTTTGTATTTTCCCGCTTAGAAATTTATCCGGAGATACTTCTTTGGATTTTTATTCTTCAGGATATGCTTCCGTTCTATATTCTGGTTTAAAATCTTTAGTCCAGATCTATGACGAATCTTTAATCCCAAAATCCATCCAACATCCTTTTGGTCCAAATCCTTCCGGAGTTACTCCTAATTTAAGAGAAGGAGAATGGGATTATATCGGACTTGAAAAATTAAAGAAGGGAGAACTTTCTTTAAACGTTACCAGAGATCCTAGATATTTAGTTTTAAAAGTCCAACCCTACGAAGCAGAAACCGCACCTGATGAGGGTTTTCTTATTCCGATCTCTAGAAAGTATGACTGCTTTTATTCGACATACGGAGAATTTGAGAAGAAAGGAGAAGAAATCCGAATTAGTATACGGATGAGATCTTCTAAAGACGGATCTAAAAAAGAATTTTCGCATAAAACAAGTGTTAGGCGATCGTATCAGGAATTAGGCCCGGTCATAGAAGAGATCCGAAAAACACTTTTAGGGAAACATACCAGATCACTTTCTGTCAAAACCGGAAATCAATATGACTCACTCGTATTTTTGGATGGGAATTATATAGGTAAAACTCCTTTAAAAAGAAACGATGTCCTTTCCGGGATCCATGATATTCGGATTACTAAAAACGGATATTCGGACTGGGTGGGGCAGGTGGATCTGAGAGAATCTCCTAAAGAATTGGATATCGTATTAGAAAAAGATAAAAAAGAAGGTTTCCTCTCAGTAGATTCCGATCCTCAAGGGGCTAAAGTATATTTAGGTTCCGAATATTTAGGAGCTACTCCGCTTGTAAAAGTCCCGGTTAAAATAGGCTGGAATAGATTGAGATTCGTTTTAGCCGATCATGTGGATCAGTTTAAAGGAGTGGAGATCAAAAAAGGAGAAGTCTCCGAGATCAAAGCGAAACTTAAAGAAGGAGAATCCGTTTCTTATTATAAAAATAAAAAATACTTATTCTTAGATCATACATATGATGATTTCGCGATCTATTCACTTTACGGAAGTTTATTCTTTTATGCAGGATATTATTATTTCAATTTAAGAGCGAATCAGGCTTTGGAAAATGCCAGGCCTATGGTCCAAATCACAAATATTGTGGCTCTTCAAGAATTGCAGCAGTCTTCTCCGAATTTCCAGACGTTCGCGCTTTCTTATTTTTATCAGGAAAGTATCTATAACGATGCTAAAGATAAGTCCGATTATTTCAGATCTATCTCCGGAAGATTTGGGAAACACCAAGGGATCCAAGGTGGGCTTATGTTATATGGGATCGGAACGATGTTGATCCTGTCTGCAACGTTTTACGCTCTTGGGTTGGATTCCGAAACCTTAGAAGTAGGAGTGGCTCCGGTTAAAACCATGCCTTCGTTCGTAAGAGGTTTAGAAGGTCAGTATGAAACAGAGTCCTACGCAAAATTTAATATGAGATTTTGA
- a CDS encoding PTS sugar transporter subunit IIA translates to MNQLLALLKPETVIFEIEGSSKEEVINQLLQKAVDSTLIARDDRDLVYESLMAREKSMSTGIGSGVAIPHCSVNLVDELKCVMGLSRKGIDFDAIDHLPVHIFILLIVPKSKFQEHIKTLAQIAKTLNVKEDREKLILSKNFEEIRKAFSA, encoded by the coding sequence ATGAACCAGCTCCTCGCTTTACTTAAGCCAGAGACTGTAATTTTTGAAATAGAAGGATCCTCTAAGGAAGAAGTGATCAATCAACTTCTCCAAAAGGCCGTCGACTCTACGCTAATCGCTAGAGACGATAGGGATCTTGTGTACGAATCTCTCATGGCGAGAGAAAAATCCATGTCCACCGGTATCGGGAGTGGGGTAGCCATCCCACATTGTTCGGTGAATCTGGTGGATGAACTTAAATGTGTGATGGGTCTTTCTCGAAAGGGAATCGATTTTGATGCAATCGATCATCTTCCCGTTCATATTTTTATCCTTCTAATCGTTCCTAAATCCAAATTCCAAGAACATATCAAAACCCTGGCGCAAATCGCAAAAACCCTCAACGTAAAAGAGGATCGTGAAAAACTGATCCTTTCCAAAAATTTCGAAGAGATCCGGAAAGCTTTCTCCGCGTGA
- a CDS encoding HD domain-containing protein, which yields MNESKILQNEFFLILKNAGVSEELIRKSWEEIHIRYSESHRKYHTLTHLYYFLNRLKEFQNRISDWDIVLLALFYHDLIYDVKEKDNEEQSADISQTRLELFGYSKDRINLCKNLIIATKTHESTQDETADIFTDCDLSILGAELKYYQEYSEQIREEYNIYPDELYKPGRKKVLEHFLSMDFIFKTKEYREKKEKQARENLSWELGTL from the coding sequence ATGAATGAATCTAAAATTCTACAAAACGAATTCTTTCTTATTCTAAAAAACGCCGGAGTTTCGGAAGAACTTATCCGGAAATCTTGGGAAGAAATCCATATCAGATATTCGGAATCTCATAGGAAATACCATACCTTAACTCATTTATATTATTTCCTGAATCGATTGAAAGAATTTCAAAATCGGATTTCTGATTGGGATATCGTTTTACTCGCACTCTTTTATCACGATTTAATTTACGATGTGAAAGAGAAGGATAACGAAGAGCAAAGCGCGGATATTTCCCAAACAAGACTCGAACTTTTCGGATATTCGAAAGATAGAATCAATTTATGTAAAAATTTGATTATAGCGACGAAAACACACGAGTCTACTCAAGATGAGACTGCTGATATTTTTACAGATTGTGATCTTTCTATCTTAGGTGCCGAGTTGAAATATTATCAGGAATATTCCGAGCAGATCAGAGAAGAATACAATATATATCCGGATGAACTATATAAGCCGGGTAGGAAAAAAGTGTTGGAACATTTTTTATCGATGGATTTTATCTTTAAAACCAAAGAATATAGAGAGAAAAAAGAAAAACAAGCCAGAGAGAATCTGAGCTGGGAACTGGGGACTTTATAA
- a CDS encoding glutamate ligase domain-containing protein, whose protein sequence is MSNPDFLEFGSKLTNLEKTRNFNVFGDYSLDPFRDLVDSHGWRTRKKERLRISVVGTNGKGSVSHFLAGSFSNLGYKTGLYTSPHLFDPKERIRLSPNFNPVNEEDLKEISNILFTESNSEELSFLSWFEWFTLGSFVLFEKKDIAVQVYEAGLGGRLDATKLAEPDVLVVCAIGEDHKAVLGNTKEAILKEKLAIATERTKIVFALEPEPSLLKILKEFCSERNLELYLYPALPEGRSYLDHNQEYVKFIVDRSEKIISKNKIVIEKTESVITKPLPRPPGRLEIISNSPMIVFDPAHNPDAIRVTLASLSSAFPGKKFSILAGFLPDKEGESMAEKLLGYTKMQNTDLYFLDSKEFKLPEGYGSHSIKPEKLSEILKLSKQEEGILVLGSFRLYSYIKA, encoded by the coding sequence ATGTCTAACCCAGATTTTTTAGAATTCGGATCCAAATTAACCAATTTAGAGAAGACAAGGAATTTTAATGTATTTGGGGATTATTCCTTGGATCCATTCCGCGACCTTGTGGATTCACATGGTTGGAGAACCAGGAAAAAAGAAAGACTTAGGATCTCAGTCGTCGGAACGAATGGAAAAGGTTCCGTTTCTCATTTTTTAGCGGGAAGTTTTTCTAATCTGGGATATAAAACAGGCTTATATACTTCTCCCCATCTATTTGATCCAAAAGAAAGGATTCGCCTTAGTCCAAATTTTAATCCAGTAAATGAAGAAGATCTAAAAGAGATCTCTAATATACTATTTACAGAAAGTAATTCTGAAGAACTTTCTTTCCTTTCCTGGTTCGAATGGTTTACCTTGGGATCTTTCGTTTTATTCGAAAAAAAGGATATTGCAGTCCAGGTATATGAAGCAGGCTTAGGAGGAAGGTTGGACGCCACGAAATTGGCAGAACCGGATGTACTCGTAGTCTGCGCGATTGGAGAAGACCATAAGGCGGTCTTAGGAAATACAAAAGAAGCAATCTTAAAAGAAAAATTGGCAATAGCTACCGAAAGAACTAAAATAGTATTCGCATTAGAACCGGAACCTTCTCTCTTAAAAATACTGAAAGAGTTTTGTTCCGAAAGGAATTTAGAACTATATCTTTATCCTGCTTTGCCGGAAGGAAGATCTTACCTGGATCATAACCAAGAATACGTAAAGTTTATCGTAGATAGATCAGAAAAGATCATTTCAAAAAACAAAATCGTGATCGAGAAAACGGAAAGTGTAATTACTAAGCCTCTCCCTCGCCCACCTGGTAGATTAGAAATTATATCCAATTCCCCAATGATCGTATTTGATCCGGCCCATAATCCAGATGCAATCAGAGTAACACTCGCTTCCTTATCTTCTGCATTCCCAGGGAAAAAATTCTCCATCTTAGCCGGTTTTTTACCGGACAAAGAAGGAGAATCTATGGCTGAAAAACTTTTGGGTTATACGAAAATGCAGAATACGGATTTATATTTTTTAGATTCTAAAGAATTCAAACTTCCGGAAGGATACGGATCACATTCTATCAAACCTGAAAAACTTTCAGAAATCTTAAAACTTTCCAAACAAGAAGAAGGTATCTTAGTACTTGGAAGTTTTAGATTATACTCTTATATAAAAGCTTAA
- a CDS encoding VOC family protein: MNQTSLKTVEIKVFLPAKDFEISKRFYEEIGFTKRSEGGGVAYFCVDHCSFLLQDFYNQEMAENLMMHLLVEDVQAWHKILKNKNIEDKFQVKLTDPEEQPWKMIDFILSDPSGVLWRIGQNI; encoded by the coding sequence ATGAATCAGACTTCTTTAAAAACGGTAGAAATTAAGGTTTTTCTTCCGGCAAAAGATTTCGAAATTTCTAAAAGGTTCTACGAGGAGATCGGGTTTACAAAAAGATCCGAAGGTGGCGGAGTCGCTTATTTCTGCGTAGATCATTGTAGTTTTCTTCTTCAGGATTTTTATAACCAAGAGATGGCTGAAAATTTAATGATGCACCTTTTGGTAGAAGACGTGCAAGCTTGGCATAAAATTTTAAAAAACAAAAATATAGAAGATAAATTTCAAGTAAAGTTAACAGATCCGGAGGAACAACCTTGGAAGATGATCGATTTCATTCTCAGTGATCCTTCCGGAGTTCTCTGGCGTATCGGCCAGAATATTTAA
- the aroE gene encoding shikimate dehydrogenase, with the protein MKIFRDSSKYFGIVGHPLSHTLSPLLHSSWYEDLSLDCGYLVFPVETLEKKELLSLSKFGVKGLSVTIPHKESAFLLADKTDQTSQTVKASNTLVFENGSISAHNTDGIGAVRSIQESFPKSLQGKVLLIGSGGSARGISFTLLKEAGVKDLTIAARNSKTSEELIGLLSNISSAKIQSSDLNEVQMNFAEYSLIIHTTPLGMKGKDPGPAIPESCFKEGQVVFDIVYNPLETPLVLGAKKKGAKVVPGTEMLLYQAVEQFRLFTGVSLSPELIEKGRSRLLNALGYA; encoded by the coding sequence TTGAAAATCTTTCGAGACAGCTCAAAATACTTCGGGATCGTAGGTCACCCCCTATCTCATACCTTATCACCATTATTGCACAGCTCATGGTATGAAGACCTGAGTCTGGACTGCGGCTATTTGGTTTTTCCAGTGGAAACTTTGGAAAAAAAGGAACTTCTATCTTTATCCAAGTTCGGAGTCAAAGGTTTGTCAGTCACTATTCCTCATAAGGAATCCGCATTTCTTCTCGCAGACAAAACAGACCAAACTTCCCAAACAGTCAAAGCAAGTAACACTTTAGTTTTTGAGAATGGGTCGATTAGCGCGCATAATACGGACGGAATAGGAGCAGTTCGATCTATCCAAGAATCTTTTCCTAAAAGTTTACAAGGAAAAGTGTTATTGATCGGAAGCGGAGGAAGTGCTCGTGGAATTTCTTTCACACTCTTGAAAGAAGCTGGAGTAAAAGACCTTACTATTGCAGCAAGAAATTCCAAAACTTCTGAAGAATTAATCGGATTACTTTCTAATATTTCTTCCGCAAAAATACAATCCTCAGACCTGAATGAAGTACAAATGAATTTTGCAGAATATTCTCTGATCATTCATACAACTCCTCTCGGAATGAAAGGAAAAGACCCGGGACCGGCTATTCCGGAGTCTTGTTTTAAAGAAGGACAAGTCGTATTCGACATAGTTTATAATCCGTTGGAAACTCCTTTGGTTTTAGGGGCTAAGAAGAAGGGTGCGAAGGTTGTGCCAGGAACAGAAATGTTACTCTACCAAGCAGTGGAACAATTCAGATTGTTCACAGGCGTAAGTTTAAGTCCTGAACTTATAGAAAAAGGAAGATCCAGACTGCTAAACGCGCTTGGATACGCCTAA
- a CDS encoding cellulose synthase family protein translates to MLTVVTVLFLGIYALDILGLFFFGIHTYIMVYLYKKYNTNCDTDPSRNLSLDDPSLPVVTVQLPIFNEFYVVDRLIDSTIALKYPKDKLEIQVLDDSTDETIQKAAALVAQYKAQGFDIHHLHRTNRVGHKAGALDEGMRVCKGDYIAIFDADFMPDPDFLLKTMAYFDDPQIGMVQARWGHINADYNILTKAQSFGIDGHFMIEQVARNGSKLWMNFNGTAGTWRKKTIEDAGGWEHDTLTEDFDLSYRAELRGWKFRYFKDVVCPAEIPAMMSAYKSQQFRWCKGSIQTAVKLLPRIWKADLPWKTKAEAVTHLINYSVHPLMIVNILFSAPLLLMEYWSGFSFYDLPLEVLSGTAAILSIGSVGPLFFYAYSQKTLYKDWKKRLVYLPILIMIGTGIAIVNTRAWLEAVLGIQSSFKRTPKLRIEKNTDALKDRLKYTVPLDFHVVLEFLLGCYCVFSVVLSFLVGRPYIVGFLLIYGIGFFFVAFKSFQEFTWKYKEARNAAQEEIPQEA, encoded by the coding sequence ATGCTCACTGTAGTCACTGTTCTGTTTTTGGGAATTTACGCCCTGGATATTCTAGGATTATTTTTCTTTGGAATTCATACGTATATCATGGTGTATCTTTACAAAAAGTACAACACCAATTGTGATACAGACCCGAGCAGAAACCTTTCTTTGGACGATCCAAGCCTTCCGGTAGTCACTGTCCAACTTCCTATTTTTAACGAATTTTACGTAGTAGATCGTCTGATCGACTCCACAATTGCATTAAAATATCCTAAAGATAAATTAGAGATTCAAGTTCTGGATGATTCTACTGATGAAACCATCCAAAAAGCTGCTGCCTTAGTTGCACAATACAAGGCTCAAGGTTTCGATATCCATCACCTTCACAGAACCAATCGTGTTGGTCATAAAGCAGGTGCTTTGGACGAAGGAATGAGAGTTTGTAAAGGGGACTACATCGCTATTTTCGATGCAGACTTCATGCCGGATCCTGATTTCCTTCTAAAAACCATGGCTTACTTTGACGATCCTCAGATCGGAATGGTACAAGCACGTTGGGGACATATCAACGCAGATTATAATATTCTAACCAAAGCTCAAAGTTTCGGTATCGATGGTCACTTCATGATCGAGCAGGTAGCAAGAAACGGTTCCAAACTTTGGATGAACTTCAATGGAACTGCAGGTACTTGGAGAAAGAAAACTATCGAGGATGCCGGCGGATGGGAGCATGATACTCTTACCGAAGACTTCGACCTTTCTTACCGTGCAGAATTAAGAGGTTGGAAGTTCCGTTATTTTAAAGATGTGGTTTGCCCTGCGGAAATCCCTGCTATGATGTCTGCATACAAGTCCCAACAATTCCGTTGGTGTAAAGGTTCTATTCAGACTGCAGTGAAACTTCTTCCTCGTATCTGGAAAGCGGACCTTCCTTGGAAAACCAAAGCTGAGGCAGTAACCCACTTAATCAATTATTCCGTTCACCCACTAATGATTGTGAACATTCTATTCAGCGCTCCATTATTATTAATGGAATACTGGTCCGGTTTCAGTTTCTACGATCTTCCATTAGAAGTATTGTCTGGAACTGCAGCGATCCTTTCTATCGGATCTGTTGGACCTCTATTCTTCTACGCTTATTCACAGAAGACATTATACAAAGATTGGAAAAAGAGATTAGTTTATCTTCCAATTCTGATCATGATAGGAACCGGGATCGCAATCGTAAACACTAGAGCTTGGCTCGAGGCTGTTTTAGGGATCCAATCTTCCTTCAAAAGAACTCCTAAATTGAGAATCGAAAAGAATACGGACGCTCTGAAAGATAGACTGAAATATACAGTTCCTTTGGACTTCCATGTAGTTCTTGAGTTCCTATTGGGTTGTTATTGTGTGTTTTCCGTTGTGCTATCATTCTTAGTGGGACGTCCTTATATCGTGGGCTTCCTATTGATCTACGGGATCGGTTTCTTCTTCGTAGCTTTTAAATCTTTCCAAGAATTTACCTGGAAATACAAAGAAGCAAGAAACGCGGCTCAGGAAGAGATCCCTCAGGAAGCCTGA